CCTTTAGCAACGCCAAAAGGGCAGCTTGGTGCGCACTTAGCACCAAGCTGCCCCCCACAAAAAAGTAATCAACAGGGTCTACCGCTACGCGCGCCAGGAGGTCGTGCAGGCTGGCCTCGGTAAAATCATCGGGGTCCAGTAATACTGCCAGCGCTTTACGGCCGTGCTGCTGGTGGGCAATAAACGAATCAAGCAGGGTGCTGGCGGGGCGCATCCGGGGTGCTGGGCTGGGCGGGGGAAAACGGCCCCGCGGCCCCCGCACCAGCGGCAGCCGCGTCGGCGCGGGCCGCAAGGTCGGGATTTTTGGGCGCTTGCGCATCCTCCACGGCCGATTTCACGGCCTTGTGACCCACCAGGGCTGCTACGCCTACCGCTGCGGCTTGCGAAATCAAGCCCCGGGCCACGTCCGACTGCCACGCGGCCTTCGCCAACGCGCCCAGCGTGCCGGCGGCTTCCGATTTCAACCACGATTCTTTAGCTGGTTTTGCAGGGGCAGCTTTTTTAGGAGCAGGGGCTGGCCGGGAAGCTACGGCTTTGGAAGCCAGTGCGGCCGGCTGGGGCTCGAACGGATCGGGCTCGTGGGCTACGGGCTGGGCAGCACGTCCCGCTGGGGCCGCGTCAAAGCTCATTACCTCCTGAAACACTGCTGCCGACGCCGCCGCCGATTTGGGTGTATTAGGGTCCGGGGGCCCCTTTTTGCCTTTTTTGTCTTTGGATGGGGCTACGGGGCCGCTCTCGTTTGCAAAGCGGCGGGGCTTGGGCTTGCTGCTGAACAATTTAGTAATCAGCCACACGCTGCCAGCCAGGCCGGCGCCGGCCAAAGCTACCTTGCCCACTTGCACGGTTTTCTCCTTTATCTGCTCGACGTCGCCGCGCAGGGCGCGCTCATACTCAAGCTTTTTTTGTTCCAAAAACTCTTTTTCGCTGTCGAAAAGCGGGTTGTGCAGGTCACTCATGGCAAAAGAATGGAAAAGAGGCGGCGGGTGTTAGCGTTTGTCCGATTTGTAAATGGTGTCCTTCAACGCTTTGTCGGCCAAGCCTTGAAACGCTTTTTTATCGACGCCCACCAGCACCAGCACCAGCAGCAGCAGGTAGAAGCCGGCCACCGCCGCAAAGCCCAGCGAGGGACTGTTGAACACGTCGTTCAGGGCCAGTGCGGCGTACAGGTTGAGAAACAAAAAGAACATCAGCCCGAAAAAAGCCAGGAACACGCCGTGCACCACATTGATGAACAGGCCGTTGGCACGCTGCTGCAACTCCAGGCGAATCAGGTCGATACGGGTATCGATGTAGCCGGTGAGGTTGCTGATGAGGGTTTCGGGGCGCGGGGCGGAGGAATGGTCGTCGTGGGCCATAGGTGCGGAAGGAAAAACAGAAAATAGCGAATACCCGGTGCC
This genomic stretch from Hymenobacter sp. PAMC 26628 harbors:
- a CDS encoding phage holin family protein, with amino-acid sequence MAHDDHSSAPRPETLISNLTGYIDTRIDLIRLELQQRANGLFINVVHGVFLAFFGLMFFLFLNLYAALALNDVFNSPSLGFAAVAGFYLLLLVLVLVGVDKKAFQGLADKALKDTIYKSDKR